Proteins encoded within one genomic window of Verrucomicrobiales bacterium:
- a CDS encoding CPXCG motif-containing cysteine-rich protein, whose protein sequence is MRDNETVSCPFCGQDNCLMIDGSVGSQRFTTDCEVCCRPFEVLVECEDGELVSVSTNG, encoded by the coding sequence ATGCGGGACAATGAAACGGTCAGCTGCCCATTCTGCGGTCAGGACAATTGCCTGATGATCGATGGCTCGGTCGGATCTCAACGGTTCACGACCGATTGCGAGGTATGTTGCCGCCCCTTCGAGGTGCTCGTGGAGTGCGAGGACGGGGAACTGGTGAGTGTCTCCACCAACGGATAG
- a CDS encoding DUF1553 domain-containing protein, which yields MKFACPHCSQHLDADEAWIGRSIACPACAHNLVVPPAPPQSSSELPPAQGASQRRGKRGWGIACAVAFLALVWGLSGRMPISGWLSSWTAPPVESLEVFPPSIHISSREDRQSLVVQAVLKSGATRDVTAQASIRLADASVARVEAGIIQAKSDGQTQLRVRYGGKEKTIPLSVSHAQEDRSVSFRLDVMPVLMKAGCNSGGCHGASRGKDGFHLSLFGYDPDGDYDRLTREWVGRRINLALPEESLVLEKAIARVPHGGGERFKVDSDSYRVLLRWLQAGAPPDLTNVPSVLRLEVMPSHAVLEGKDSTQKLSIRAHYTDGSDRDVTSLAVFFTSNEVAAKVSEAGLVTAGQRGEAFVMARFETHTVGAQIIVVPPGSSTPFPEVPANNYIDELVQAKLRKLRMQPSPLCDDATFIRRAYLDVTGTLPTARQVEEFVEDMGSGKREQLIDELLKRKEFADLWVMKFAELLQIRSAQDQFSYKSALQYYDWLRDQLLANVPINKIVQSLMTGTGSTFRQPQANYYQVQTDTLKLAENTAQVFMGMRIQCAQCHNHPFDRWTMDDYYGFASFFARVGRKPGEDPREFIVYDRPEGEIKHPVGGRPMPPKFLGGETPNIEDPEGRREALATWLASPNNPYFAKNLANVVWAHFMGRGIIDPVDDVRVSNPASNPELLESLGKRFTEYQYDFRRLVRDICNSRTYQLSTRTNDSNALDDRNFARGNIRRLRAEVLLDVLTQVTETKNKFQGLPRGSKAVEIPDGNVNNYFLRTFGRATRTTVCSCEVRTEPNLSQALHLLNGATTHEKIEQGGVVKKLIKEGKRRQEVVDELYLRCLARKPTPEEVQNLEGFFKEAADPVPVLNDLFWALLNSKEFVFNH from the coding sequence ATGAAGTTTGCCTGCCCTCATTGCTCCCAGCATCTCGACGCCGATGAGGCCTGGATCGGACGCAGCATCGCCTGCCCGGCGTGCGCACACAACTTGGTGGTTCCTCCAGCTCCCCCTCAGTCTTCCTCCGAACTTCCACCCGCCCAAGGGGCTTCTCAGCGGCGCGGGAAACGGGGCTGGGGAATCGCTTGTGCGGTCGCCTTCCTAGCTCTCGTCTGGGGCCTCAGTGGCAGGATGCCGATCTCGGGATGGCTCAGCAGTTGGACCGCCCCGCCCGTCGAATCCTTGGAAGTCTTTCCTCCGAGCATCCACATCAGTTCGCGAGAGGACCGTCAGTCTTTAGTGGTCCAAGCGGTGCTGAAGAGCGGGGCAACCCGCGATGTCACCGCGCAAGCCTCGATCCGATTGGCGGATGCCAGCGTCGCTCGGGTGGAGGCCGGGATCATCCAGGCCAAGTCGGATGGACAGACGCAGCTCCGCGTGCGCTACGGGGGCAAAGAAAAGACGATCCCGCTGTCCGTATCCCATGCGCAGGAGGATCGTAGCGTAAGCTTTCGGCTCGACGTCATGCCCGTGCTCATGAAAGCAGGCTGCAACAGCGGCGGCTGCCACGGAGCTTCCCGGGGCAAGGACGGATTTCACCTGTCCCTGTTCGGCTACGATCCCGATGGCGATTATGATCGCCTGACACGGGAATGGGTGGGTCGACGGATCAATCTCGCCCTACCCGAGGAAAGCCTGGTCCTCGAGAAGGCGATCGCCCGGGTCCCGCATGGAGGAGGAGAACGCTTCAAGGTGGACAGCGATTCCTATCGGGTCCTTCTCCGCTGGCTGCAAGCGGGCGCGCCGCCGGACCTCACCAACGTGCCCTCCGTGCTGCGCCTGGAGGTCATGCCTTCACACGCCGTGCTCGAAGGCAAAGACTCGACCCAAAAGCTCAGCATACGAGCCCACTACACGGATGGAAGCGACCGCGACGTCACCTCCTTGGCGGTGTTTTTCACCAGCAACGAAGTCGCAGCCAAAGTGAGCGAAGCCGGCCTGGTGACCGCGGGACAGCGTGGCGAGGCGTTCGTCATGGCTCGGTTTGAGACCCACACCGTGGGAGCGCAGATCATCGTCGTCCCTCCCGGCAGCTCAACACCCTTCCCCGAAGTCCCGGCGAACAACTACATCGACGAACTCGTTCAGGCCAAGTTGCGTAAATTGCGGATGCAGCCATCGCCGCTGTGTGATGACGCGACCTTCATCCGCCGAGCCTACCTGGATGTCACTGGCACGCTCCCCACGGCCCGCCAAGTGGAGGAATTCGTCGAGGACATGGGCTCCGGTAAACGGGAACAGCTGATCGACGAACTTCTGAAGCGAAAGGAGTTCGCCGACCTCTGGGTCATGAAGTTCGCCGAACTGCTCCAAATACGGTCCGCTCAAGACCAGTTCAGCTACAAGTCCGCGTTGCAGTACTACGATTGGCTGAGGGACCAACTGCTCGCCAATGTCCCTATCAACAAAATCGTGCAAAGCCTCATGACCGGCACAGGGAGCACGTTCCGACAACCCCAAGCGAATTACTATCAAGTTCAGACGGACACTCTTAAACTTGCGGAGAACACCGCGCAGGTCTTTATGGGCATGCGCATTCAGTGCGCGCAGTGCCACAACCACCCTTTCGACCGCTGGACCATGGATGACTATTATGGCTTCGCGAGCTTCTTCGCCCGCGTGGGACGCAAGCCTGGCGAGGATCCCCGGGAATTCATCGTCTACGACCGTCCAGAAGGAGAGATCAAGCATCCGGTGGGCGGCCGCCCGATGCCTCCCAAATTCCTCGGTGGGGAGACGCCGAACATCGAGGATCCAGAAGGACGCCGCGAAGCGCTCGCCACCTGGCTGGCATCACCCAACAATCCCTACTTCGCGAAAAATCTGGCCAATGTGGTCTGGGCGCATTTCATGGGACGCGGAATCATCGACCCCGTCGACGATGTGCGGGTGAGCAATCCCGCCTCCAACCCCGAACTTCTCGAGTCCTTGGGAAAACGATTTACCGAGTACCAATACGACTTTCGAAGGCTGGTTCGTGACATCTGCAACTCGCGCACCTACCAGTTGTCCACCCGCACCAATGACAGCAACGCCCTGGACGACCGAAACTTTGCTCGAGGGAACATACGCCGGCTGCGCGCAGAAGTGCTGCTGGATGTCCTAACCCAAGTGACCGAAACCAAGAACAAATTTCAAGGACTGCCCAGGGGTTCCAAGGCGGTGGAAATCCCGGACGGCAATGTTAACAACTACTTTCTGAGAACCTTCGGCCGGGCCACTCGCACCACCGTCTGTTCCTGCGAAGTCCGAACCGAACCGAATCTCTCGCAAGCCCTGCATCTCCTCAACGGCGCGACGACGCATGAAAAGATCGAACAAGGAGGCGTGGTGAAGAAGCTGATCAAGGAAGGAAAACGTCGGCAAGAGGTTGTCGATGAGCTCTACCTGCGCTGCCTCGCTCGCAAACCGACCCCCGAAGAGGTGCAAAACCTCGAGGGTTTCTTCAAGGAGGCAGCCGATCCTGTGCCCGTACTCAATGACTTGTTCTGGGCCTTGCTGAACTCCAAGGAGTTCGTTTTCAATCACTAG
- a CDS encoding immunoglobulin domain-containing protein yields MNTQGPIGQQTERRPDRRGARASQASLVRWWGWVLTTLAIGGQVGFGATVDDFLPLRYTNSPTQILPARLWTPRNPLPDQKYPLVLFLHGAGERGTDNRLQLDGQAAQLVFVEPHNQARWPCFMLAPQCPPGLTWAGMNAGDTWGDPDGTGDFTAQPTWPLASVMALLAQLTNSGPYAAQIDVSRLLVTGLSMGGFGTWEAISRWPGVFRGAVPICGGGDPRRVSSIGSVPVWAFHAEDDGVVLVGRSRQMILSLRALGQSVRYTEFPASLGVGHGSWIPAYGDGGLLPWLFGEVVSLGGDGLYTEYFGTTNWSGAVRTRRVEPAPDLNWGTSAPAGAPADRFSARLQAYWVVPETGRYTFRASADDQLSVWIDDQPLIPSEPVMTNGVVASRELTAGRHALRLDYAELTGRAWMRLEAGLEGQAVRPLAMDALFSDVQRVEPPTFDPPAGSYAGAQWVSLACATPSAIIRYTTNGMAPSSQSTRYTGPVWVAAPGLLRAAATQAGSTNSQLASADYQIYPAILASPTNRVLAPGAPGTFTVMAVGKGPLQYQWYRDGAALLDETNASLTFSQAQVAWSGSYTVAVTDEFASVTSAPAALFVGLKPTFLVRPQTTSVLLGDSASFSAEVTGTPPFLFSWRRNGQPFTNLLRAENFCILTIPVVDSTHLASYTVTVTNRAGTSFASPTVRLSGLADLDNDRLPDAWETQYGLNPGVPSELTLDSDGDGRSDRDEYLASTHPREGTDFLTLQATSAPGDQLELSFAMRSNRTYRIVQALALGAGDWNSLADVPASLSNRWASILVPVGDGVPHFYYRLITPAPSGR; encoded by the coding sequence ATGAATACACAAGGCCCGATAGGGCAGCAAACCGAGCGGCGCCCCGATCGCAGGGGAGCAAGAGCGTCCCAGGCCTCTCTAGTCCGATGGTGGGGATGGGTCTTAACGACCTTGGCAATCGGGGGCCAAGTCGGCTTCGGGGCCACGGTGGATGATTTTCTGCCACTGCGATATACGAACTCACCCACCCAGATTCTTCCGGCACGCCTCTGGACTCCGCGGAATCCATTGCCCGACCAAAAGTATCCCTTGGTGTTGTTCTTGCACGGGGCGGGGGAACGTGGGACGGACAATCGGCTGCAACTCGACGGCCAGGCGGCGCAACTCGTGTTCGTGGAGCCCCACAACCAGGCCCGCTGGCCGTGCTTTATGCTCGCCCCCCAGTGCCCTCCGGGCCTGACCTGGGCTGGCATGAACGCCGGGGACACTTGGGGGGATCCAGATGGGACGGGAGACTTTACCGCTCAGCCAACCTGGCCGCTGGCGAGCGTGATGGCACTGCTGGCACAGCTAACGAACAGCGGCCCCTATGCCGCCCAAATCGACGTGTCGCGGCTGTTGGTCACGGGGCTGTCCATGGGCGGATTTGGGACTTGGGAAGCAATCTCCCGCTGGCCCGGAGTGTTTCGCGGCGCGGTACCGATTTGCGGTGGCGGCGATCCACGAAGGGTGTCCAGCATCGGATCGGTGCCGGTGTGGGCTTTTCATGCTGAGGACGATGGCGTCGTGTTGGTGGGTCGGTCGCGTCAAATGATTCTATCGCTGCGGGCCCTCGGGCAGTCGGTTCGTTATACCGAGTTCCCAGCCAGCCTCGGAGTAGGTCATGGATCCTGGATTCCTGCGTATGGGGATGGCGGCCTTTTGCCTTGGCTGTTCGGTGAGGTTGTTTCGCTCGGGGGAGATGGACTTTACACCGAGTATTTTGGCACCACCAACTGGTCGGGAGCCGTCCGAACCAGGCGCGTAGAACCGGCCCCTGATCTCAATTGGGGGACTTCAGCTCCGGCCGGAGCCCCGGCCGACCGCTTCAGCGCGCGGTTGCAGGCGTACTGGGTTGTGCCGGAGACGGGACGTTACACCTTCAGAGCCAGCGCTGACGATCAGCTGTCGGTTTGGATCGATGACCAACCGCTCATCCCCTCGGAGCCGGTTATGACCAACGGAGTCGTCGCCAGTCGCGAACTTACCGCTGGTCGACACGCGCTCCGCTTGGACTACGCTGAACTGACGGGACGGGCGTGGATGCGGTTGGAGGCGGGACTGGAGGGCCAGGCCGTTCGTCCCTTGGCGATGGATGCCTTGTTCTCCGACGTGCAGCGGGTAGAGCCTCCCACCTTCGATCCTCCGGCAGGTTCGTACGCAGGCGCCCAGTGGGTGAGCCTGGCCTGTGCCACCCCGAGTGCCATCATTCGCTACACGACGAATGGAATGGCTCCCAGCTCTCAGTCCACGCGTTATACTGGACCGGTTTGGGTGGCCGCCCCGGGGTTGCTGCGCGCGGCAGCGACTCAAGCGGGTTCGACCAACAGTCAGTTGGCCAGTGCCGACTACCAGATCTATCCGGCGATTTTAGCCTCGCCGACCAACCGAGTGCTAGCACCGGGAGCCCCGGGAACATTCACGGTGATGGCGGTCGGAAAGGGGCCGCTGCAGTATCAGTGGTATCGGGACGGAGCGGCGCTGCTGGACGAAACCAACGCCAGCCTCACGTTCTCCCAGGCGCAGGTGGCCTGGAGTGGATCTTACACGGTTGCCGTGACGGATGAATTTGCATCTGTGACCTCGGCCCCGGCGGCCCTTTTCGTGGGACTGAAGCCGACCTTTTTGGTTCGTCCCCAAACCACCAGCGTGCTCCTGGGGGATTCGGCCTCCTTCTCCGCGGAGGTTACCGGGACTCCCCCCTTTCTATTCAGCTGGCGTCGCAACGGCCAGCCGTTCACGAACCTGCTCCGGGCCGAGAATTTTTGCATCCTGACGATTCCGGTCGTGGACAGCACTCATTTAGCTTCCTACACCGTAACGGTCACCAACCGGGCCGGAACCAGTTTTGCGAGCCCTACGGTTCGACTCTCGGGGCTGGCGGACCTCGACAATGACCGCTTGCCGGATGCTTGGGAGACCCAGTATGGATTGAATCCGGGAGTGCCTTCCGAATTGACGTTGGATTCCGATGGTGACGGCCGAAGCGATCGGGACGAGTATTTGGCCAGCACCCATCCTCGGGAAGGGACAGATTTTCTGACTCTACAAGCCACGTCGGCGCCAGGAGATCAACTCGAACTCAGCTTTGCGATGAGGTCGAATCGGACCTATCGCATCGTGCAAGCGCTGGCTTTGGGGGCGGGAGACTGGAACTCGCTGGCCGACGTGCCGGCCTCTCTCAGCAATCGCTGGGCTAGCATTCTTGTCCCGGTGGGAGACGGAGTGCCCCACTTCTATTACCGGCTGATCACACCTGCCCCGAGTGGGCGTTAA
- a CDS encoding ABC transporter ATP-binding protein — translation MRALRYYRADTFRILGVIGLLILGVVAGLLRPWPLSILVDHFLGGKTEAQGMKGWTSVWVGTPQQGIVVMVGLAFLVYAFQALISALQNYLSIGISLRGLARVRLDLLARLQQLSWRFHQKMPSGDLIYRASWDTYAFQTLFQQGLMTLLTALLSLALMFLVMVQIDLLLATIALGTAPVLLFVIRMLGPAMSQRGKLAQESDSEVSSRVQQTIHLLPLIQSYTRETYVQGIFQRLADLSRTRRLSQHAAELRYGAAVALTFAASSTIILWVGGNRVLDGQLTVGQLLIFLAYLTQFQEPLSQLSHVGATLATAGAGTQRVFEILDEPQEVPNCRTPQPLPSLRSVTPGSGPWELEFAEVSFAYQQGHPVIRDVSFRAQQGDVIAIIGPSGAGKSTLLHMIPRFFDPSSGAIRLAGIDLRELRRDELRGQIALLLQEPLLVQGTIRENIEFGRLGASQQDIENAARSANAHDFILRLPGGYDTLVGEGAARLSVGEKQRINLARAFLKDAPILLLDEPTSALDRESEALVIESLILLMKGRTTFMVAHRLATIQAASKVLVIRDGAVAEFGTPQELQKLGGYFAQVSAGV, via the coding sequence TTGCGCGCACTTAGATACTACCGGGCCGACACCTTTCGAATCCTGGGAGTGATCGGGTTGCTCATCCTGGGAGTTGTGGCCGGCCTGCTTCGCCCCTGGCCGCTCTCCATCCTAGTCGATCACTTCCTTGGCGGAAAAACCGAGGCTCAGGGGATGAAGGGCTGGACCTCAGTTTGGGTAGGCACGCCCCAGCAAGGAATCGTGGTCATGGTGGGGCTGGCTTTTCTCGTCTATGCCTTTCAGGCGCTGATTTCTGCGCTCCAGAATTACCTAAGCATTGGCATTAGCCTTCGGGGCCTGGCCCGGGTTCGATTGGACCTGCTCGCCCGACTGCAGCAACTCTCGTGGCGGTTCCATCAAAAGATGCCCAGCGGGGACCTGATCTATCGAGCCTCCTGGGACACTTACGCCTTCCAGACTCTCTTCCAGCAGGGCCTGATGACTCTGCTCACGGCACTTTTGTCGCTGGCGCTGATGTTCTTGGTCATGGTGCAGATCGATCTACTGCTGGCCACGATTGCGCTCGGCACCGCGCCGGTTTTGTTGTTTGTCATCCGCATGTTGGGCCCCGCGATGAGCCAGCGAGGCAAATTGGCACAGGAGTCCGACAGCGAGGTGTCTTCGCGCGTTCAGCAGACCATCCATCTGCTGCCGCTCATCCAGAGCTACACGCGGGAGACTTACGTCCAAGGGATTTTCCAGCGTCTGGCAGATTTGTCCCGAACCCGCAGGCTCTCCCAGCATGCGGCTGAACTTCGCTACGGTGCCGCCGTGGCTCTGACGTTTGCCGCCAGCAGCACGATCATTTTGTGGGTAGGTGGGAATCGCGTTCTGGATGGACAGCTCACGGTCGGACAACTGCTCATCTTTTTGGCCTACCTCACCCAGTTTCAGGAACCCTTAAGCCAGCTGTCCCACGTGGGTGCCACCCTCGCCACAGCAGGCGCGGGCACTCAACGGGTATTCGAGATTCTAGACGAGCCACAGGAGGTTCCCAATTGCCGCACGCCCCAGCCCTTGCCTTCGCTTCGGTCCGTGACTCCCGGCTCCGGGCCCTGGGAACTCGAGTTCGCTGAGGTGTCCTTCGCGTACCAGCAGGGACATCCGGTGATTCGCGACGTGTCGTTCAGGGCGCAGCAAGGGGACGTGATCGCCATCATCGGCCCCAGCGGCGCCGGGAAATCAACCTTGCTCCATATGATCCCCCGGTTTTTCGACCCCAGCAGCGGCGCAATTCGCCTGGCGGGAATCGATCTGCGTGAGCTTCGTCGAGACGAACTGCGCGGCCAGATCGCCCTGCTGCTGCAAGAGCCCCTGCTCGTTCAGGGTACGATTCGGGAGAACATCGAGTTCGGTCGGCTGGGAGCATCGCAGCAGGATATTGAGAATGCGGCGCGGTCTGCGAACGCGCATGACTTCATTCTGCGTCTTCCGGGAGGCTACGATACACTGGTTGGCGAAGGCGCGGCCCGCCTGAGCGTGGGCGAGAAGCAGCGCATCAATCTGGCCCGCGCCTTTCTGAAGGATGCTCCGATTCTGCTGCTGGATGAGCCCACCAGCGCCTTGGACAGAGAAAGCGAGGCGCTGGTGATCGAAAGCCTCATCTTGCTCATGAAAGGACGGACGACATTTATGGTCGCCCATCGTTTGGCGACGATTCAGGCCGCCAGCAAGGTGCTGGTAATCCGGGACGGCGCCGTCGCGGAGTTCGGCACACCTCAAGAGCTTCAAAAGCTCGGCGGCTACTTCGCGCAAGTCAGCGCCGGTGTCTAG
- the bcp gene encoding thioredoxin-dependent thiol peroxidase: MAKEPSIELKEGDKAPLFSAPTSGGGTASLKDFKGKPVILYFYPKDDTPGCTKQACAFRDEFAAFKKKGAVILGVSVDSVKAHDKFIEKFNLPFPLLADEDHRIVEAYGVWGEKMFMGRKYQGTHRVTFLIGDDGKIKKIWPKVKPEEHAAEVLAAL, translated from the coding sequence ATGGCTAAAGAACCTAGCATCGAACTTAAGGAAGGAGACAAGGCGCCGCTCTTCTCCGCTCCAACCAGTGGAGGAGGGACGGCGTCACTCAAGGACTTTAAGGGCAAGCCCGTGATCCTCTACTTCTACCCCAAGGACGACACACCGGGTTGCACCAAGCAGGCTTGTGCGTTCCGCGATGAATTCGCGGCGTTCAAGAAAAAGGGTGCGGTCATCCTGGGAGTCAGCGTGGACTCTGTGAAAGCCCACGATAAATTCATCGAGAAGTTCAATCTTCCCTTTCCGTTACTGGCGGATGAGGACCATCGGATTGTTGAAGCGTACGGTGTTTGGGGCGAAAAGATGTTCATGGGTCGCAAGTATCAAGGTACTCATCGGGTCACCTTCCTCATCGGAGACGACGGCAAGATCAAGAAGATCTGGCCGAAGGTAAAACCGGAGGAGCATGCCGCCGAAGTGTTAGCTGCTCTTTAA
- a CDS encoding sigma-54-dependent Fis family transcriptional regulator, protein MQTPDLKGLSVLIIEDEPLLRRQLAAEVERLGADATSVGSLEAAQRAMHGVDFDFLLLDVHLPDGRGTDWLKEGKLPKNTGVIIMTAHGEVNGAVEAMRLGALDYLVKPFEPVQVALVLARARQQKQHARLDEHRRVEGDESSNHFFFGRSLASVQRHLEKIVAADQRLLAHLPPVLIQGETGTGKTTIARWIHHHGPRANAPLVEVNCSALPDTLAESELFGHERGAFTDARSARMGLFEAANGGTLFLDELPSLSPLLQAKVLKALEDHRIRRLGGNREIAVDVRIIAAAPADLAQLVASGQFRQDLYHRLDLYRLQLLPLRERAEDLPALAELLLRQTFKRHRLPERPLSPVGLQRLLSNTWPGNVRELSHELERAVVFEETPELQLEQFAARTSGARPPAVLGSTHDWFNPEFKFPAEGFSLETAINRMIAHALQQTDQNVSAAARVLGVSRDYVRYRLSGQKTKPESYSTDTGAGSVT, encoded by the coding sequence ATGCAAACTCCTGATCTCAAAGGACTGAGCGTTTTGATCATCGAGGATGAACCTCTGTTGCGCAGACAGCTCGCGGCAGAAGTCGAACGTTTGGGCGCCGACGCCACATCGGTTGGATCCCTGGAGGCAGCCCAGAGGGCAATGCACGGCGTCGATTTCGACTTCTTGCTGCTGGACGTCCACCTGCCGGACGGCCGAGGAACCGACTGGCTGAAGGAAGGAAAGCTCCCCAAGAACACCGGTGTGATCATCATGACCGCCCACGGCGAGGTCAACGGCGCCGTGGAGGCGATGCGGTTGGGTGCTTTGGACTATCTGGTGAAACCGTTTGAACCGGTTCAAGTAGCCCTGGTCCTCGCCCGGGCTCGGCAGCAGAAGCAGCATGCCCGGCTGGACGAACATCGTCGGGTCGAGGGGGACGAATCAAGCAACCACTTCTTCTTCGGCCGCAGCCTCGCCAGTGTGCAGCGGCACCTGGAAAAAATTGTGGCCGCCGACCAGCGCCTGCTGGCTCACTTGCCCCCCGTGCTGATCCAGGGGGAAACCGGCACCGGCAAAACCACCATCGCCCGATGGATCCATCACCATGGTCCTCGCGCCAACGCTCCCCTGGTCGAGGTCAACTGCAGCGCCTTGCCGGACACCCTGGCCGAGTCCGAGCTTTTCGGTCACGAGCGCGGCGCCTTTACCGACGCGCGCAGCGCTCGAATGGGATTGTTCGAGGCCGCCAACGGTGGAACACTGTTCCTCGACGAGCTTCCCAGCCTCTCCCCCCTGCTTCAGGCGAAAGTGTTGAAAGCGCTAGAGGATCATCGAATCCGGCGTCTCGGCGGCAACCGCGAGATCGCCGTCGACGTCCGTATTATCGCGGCCGCCCCCGCCGACCTCGCCCAACTGGTCGCCAGCGGCCAATTTCGTCAGGATCTGTACCACCGCTTGGATCTCTATCGGCTGCAGCTGCTCCCGTTGCGGGAACGTGCTGAGGATCTTCCCGCCCTGGCCGAGCTGCTGCTGCGCCAAACCTTCAAACGCCATCGACTTCCAGAGCGCCCCCTAAGTCCTGTCGGACTCCAACGATTGCTCTCCAATACCTGGCCAGGCAATGTTCGCGAGCTGTCGCACGAACTCGAGCGAGCCGTGGTCTTCGAGGAAACCCCCGAGCTGCAACTGGAGCAGTTCGCGGCGAGAACGTCCGGCGCGCGGCCGCCGGCCGTGTTGGGTTCAACCCACGACTGGTTCAATCCAGAGTTTAAATTTCCGGCGGAGGGATTCTCTCTCGAAACCGCGATCAACCGAATGATCGCCCATGCACTCCAGCAGACCGATCAAAACGTGTCCGCCGCCGCGCGCGTACTCGGGGTATCCCGAGACTACGTGCGCTACCGGCTTTCCGGCCAAAAGACGAAACCTGAATCCTACTCCACCGATACCGGCGCGGGATCTGTGACCTGA
- a CDS encoding altronate dehydratase: MPALMEFAAVLHPDDSVAVLKKPLPAGQTITLPDGTGFHSRAVPPGHKVALRRIAAGEPVLKYGQYIGRASQDILPGDHVHSHNLEAGELPPHSPAFAAAAPNASSLTPSSPALRTFPGFLRPSGKVGTRNYLAVISSVNCSASVSRYVADAFKGESLQREFSNIDGVIALTHKSGCAIDPGGPTELLQRVLAGMARHPNIGGYVLIGLGCEVNQVSSLVTNQGLDRALDGVSAPVVLNIQQAGGVRKTVNAGIAAVRRLLPGANALQRTPQGLDKLVLALNCGGSDGHSGCTANPALGCASDALVAAGGTSVLAETPEIYGAEHLLAQRAVNPQVRISLLELIRWWEAHVAQFGTSIDNNPSFGNRAGGLTTIYEKSLGAIAKGGQAPLQAVYRYAEEIKDPGFCFMDTPGYDPVSMTGLVAGGCNIAVFTTGRGSAYGCKPTPCIKVASNTPLYRHQQDDMDINAGTILDGTGTVESVGREIFERIIAIAGGERTKSEECGLGDEEFAPWMLGPTL, from the coding sequence ATGCCCGCCCTCATGGAGTTTGCCGCCGTCCTGCACCCTGACGATTCCGTAGCGGTGCTGAAAAAACCGCTCCCAGCCGGCCAAACCATCACTCTACCCGACGGCACGGGCTTCCACTCGCGCGCCGTCCCGCCGGGGCATAAAGTGGCCTTGCGACGCATCGCCGCCGGCGAGCCGGTGTTGAAGTATGGCCAGTACATCGGTCGAGCGTCGCAGGACATCCTTCCGGGTGACCACGTCCACAGCCACAATCTCGAAGCCGGGGAACTGCCACCCCATTCCCCGGCTTTCGCAGCGGCCGCCCCGAACGCTTCGAGCTTAACTCCCTCGTCCCCTGCCCTTCGAACGTTCCCGGGATTCTTGCGTCCCTCCGGCAAGGTGGGAACTCGCAACTACCTGGCGGTGATCTCGAGCGTAAATTGCTCCGCCTCCGTCTCGCGCTACGTGGCGGACGCTTTCAAAGGGGAGTCGCTGCAGCGCGAGTTCTCGAACATCGATGGTGTGATTGCGCTCACTCACAAGAGCGGTTGCGCCATCGACCCCGGCGGGCCCACCGAACTCCTTCAGCGTGTGTTGGCCGGCATGGCTCGACATCCGAATATCGGAGGCTATGTCCTGATCGGCCTGGGTTGTGAAGTGAATCAGGTGTCGTCCCTCGTCACCAATCAGGGGCTCGATCGCGCCCTCGACGGCGTGAGCGCCCCGGTTGTGCTGAACATTCAGCAAGCGGGTGGCGTGCGCAAAACCGTGAATGCCGGGATCGCAGCCGTCCGACGACTACTCCCCGGCGCCAACGCGCTTCAACGAACCCCACAGGGTCTCGACAAACTCGTGCTCGCACTGAACTGCGGTGGGTCCGATGGCCACAGCGGGTGCACCGCCAATCCCGCGCTGGGCTGTGCCTCCGACGCCCTGGTCGCCGCCGGTGGGACCTCTGTCCTGGCCGAGACCCCGGAGATTTACGGAGCGGAACATCTCCTGGCGCAACGCGCCGTGAACCCTCAGGTTCGCATCAGCCTGCTGGAGTTGATTCGGTGGTGGGAAGCGCACGTCGCCCAGTTCGGCACCAGCATCGACAACAACCCATCCTTCGGGAATCGCGCCGGCGGATTGACCACCATCTACGAGAAAAGCCTGGGAGCCATCGCCAAAGGCGGACAGGCCCCGCTGCAAGCGGTTTACCGGTATGCCGAGGAGATCAAGGACCCGGGATTTTGTTTCATGGATACGCCTGGGTATGATCCCGTCAGCATGACAGGTCTCGTGGCCGGCGGATGCAACATCGCCGTGTTCACCACCGGACGTGGGAGCGCCTACGGCTGCAAGCCCACGCCCTGTATCAAAGTTGCGAGCAACACCCCGCTGTATCGGCATCAGCAAGACGACATGGATATCAATGCGGGAACGATCCTGGATGGCACTGGGACGGTGGAAAGCGTTGGGCGGGAGATTTTCGAACGCATCATCGCCATTGCGGGCGGCGAGCGAACCAAGAGTGAAGAGTGCGGCCTAGGCGACGAAGAGTTCGCCCCCTGGATGCTCGGCCCCACCCTCTAG